The following are encoded in a window of Candidatus Sysuiplasma jiujiangense genomic DNA:
- a CDS encoding helix-turn-helix transcriptional regulator, producing MRDRKELDTAVMWPVTCRLNREGCNSYLSMYQNQQEEEAQIRECRDFTAVYNQIGKKWTMPLVYALGLKRSARFNELKRMVTGISSACLSDRLSQMEKIGVLERTVRPFSPPTVEYMLTDRGIELRKILCDLATWMSTEEKRTLP from the coding sequence TTGCGTGACCGTAAGGAACTCGATACAGCTGTAATGTGGCCAGTGACATGCAGATTAAATAGAGAAGGTTGTAATTCTTACCTAAGTATGTATCAAAATCAGCAGGAAGAAGAAGCACAAATCAGAGAATGCAGGGATTTCACAGCGGTTTACAACCAGATAGGCAAGAAGTGGACAATGCCGTTGGTATATGCTCTTGGGCTTAAGCGTTCTGCAAGATTTAATGAACTGAAGAGAATGGTCACCGGGATAAGCTCAGCCTGCCTTTCAGATCGGCTCAGTCAGATGGAAAAGATAGGTGTTCTCGAGCGAACTGTAAGACCCTTTTCCCCTCCGACTGTTGAATACATGTTGACAGACAGGGGCATAGAGCTTAGAAAAATACTCTGTGATCTTGCAACGTGGATGTCCACAGAAGAAAAAAGAACCCTGCCATAA